The window CCACAGCCGTCGGCACCGAGGCCCGCGCCTTCCACGAGCGCCCCGCCGTCGACGGCCCCCGGCACAGCCTCCAGGTCTGGGCACCGGTGGTGAACCTGCTGCGCGATCCCCGCTGGGGCCGCAACGAGGAGGGGTACGCGGAGGATCCACTACTCACCGGCCGGCTCTCCGTCAGCTACTGCCGCGGGCTGGCCGGGGACCACCCGGTCTACCTGCGAACGGCACCCTTCCTCAAGCACTTCCTCGCCTACAACAACGAGGACGAGCGCGACCTCACCTCCTCCGTGGTGCCGCCCAGGGTGCTGCACGAATACGACCTCGCCGCCTTCCGCCCGGCCATCGAGTCGGGCGCCGCCACCGGGGTCATGCCGGCCTACAACCTCATCAACGGCCGCCCCTGCCATGTCAGTCCACTGCTGGAGACCGAGGTACGGCGCTGGGCCGAGCCCACCGGCCACGAGCTGTTCGTCTGCAGCGACGCCGGAGCCGTGACCAACCTCGCCGACTCGGAGCAGTACTTCGACGACCACCCCACCTCCCATGCGGCGGCGGTACGCGCCGGCGTCGACAGCATCACTGAAATGGGCGAGGACGGCAGCGTCACCCTCGACAGACTCCGCACGGCGGTCGACCGCGGGCTGCTCACGGAGGCCGACATCGACCGCGCCGCGCGACGCCACCTGTCGATCCGCTTCCGTCTCGGCGAGTTCGATCCGGACCTCGACCCCTACGCCGGCATCCGTGACGACGTCGTGGACAGCCCCGCACACCGTGCGCTCGCCCTGCGCGCCGCCACCGAGTCGGTGGTGCTGCTGAAGAACGACGGGGCACTGCCGCTGTCACCGGCCCCCGGCCGGCGCGTGGCGCTCGTCGGCCCGCTGACGGATACCCTCTTCGAGGACTGGTACAGCGGCACCATGCCGTACCGGATCACGGTCGCCACCGGCCTGGAGACGGCGCTCAAGGAGGCCGGCGCCGAACTGGTCCGTGCAGAGGGAGTGGACCGGATCACGCTGCGAGCCGCCTCCACCGGAGGCCGACTGCGCGTCCCCGCGTTCGACCCCGGCGGGCCGATGGTGGCCGGCGCCTCCACCGACGAGCAGGAGTCCGGCGACAGCGCCTGCCACGACCTGTTCGACTGGGGCGAAGGCGTGCTGACCCTCCGCAACGCGCGTACGGAGCGCTACATCACCCTCAGGGACGGCGACCTCACCCTCGCCGCCGACCAGACGCAGCCGAACGGCTGGTTCGTCCACGAGACCTTCCGGCTGGAACCCCAGCCGGACGGCACGGAACTGCTGCGCAACATCAGCAACGGCCGATACGCCGCCGTGGATCAGGCCACCGGCCGGGTCACCCTCTCCGCCGAAGCCCCCGAGAAGGCGGAACGCTGGACCCGAACGGTCGTCAGGGACGGAATCGCCGAAGCCGTCGCGGCCGCCGCCTCGGCGGACGTCGCCGTGGTCGTCCTCGGAAACGACCCGCACATCAACGGCCGCGAGACCGAGGACCGTACCGGCATCTCACTGCCGCCCACCCAGGAGGCCCTGCTGCGCGCCGTGGCCATCGAGCGCCCCGAGTCGGTGCTGGTCGTGATGAGCAGCTACCCGTACGCCGTCGACTGGGCCGACGAGCACCTGCCCGCCGTGGTGTGGACCTCCCACGGCGGGCAGGAGACGGGCCGGGCACTCGCCGCGATCCTGCTCGGCGAGGCCGAACCCTCGGGACGTCTCCCGCAGACCTGGTACCGCGGCGACGATCCGCTGCCCGGCCGCCTCGACTACGACATCATCACCGCCGGCTGGACGTACCAGTACCACGAGGCCGCACCCCTGTACCCCTTCGGGCACGGCCTGTCCTACACCGGCTTCGCCTGTTCCGACCTGCGGCTGTCCGCCCGGGAAGCGGCACAGGACGACACCCTGACCGTGAGCGTCGAGCTCACCAACACCGGAACGCGCCCGGGCACCGAGACCGTGCAGCTCTACACCCGCGCGCTCGCCGCCCGCCACCGCGCGCCCAGGCGCAGACTGACGGACTTCCGCAAGGTCTCCCTCGCCCCCGGTGAACGGCGGCGGCTGGAGTTCGGTGTGCCTGTCGCGGCCTTGGCCCATTGGTCCGTCTCAGCCGGCGCCTTCGCCGTGGACCCGGGACAGTACGAGATCCTGATCGGGCACTCGGCCGAAGCCATCGCCCTGACAGCGCCCTTCACCGTGACGGGGCCGGCCCTCCCCGTCCGCGGCCTCATCGGCGGACGTCTGGAGGCCCTCGACTTCGACGAGTGCGTGGGCGGCACGCTCGTCGACGCCACCCGGGAGCAGGGGGAGGCGGTCACGCCGGCAACCGGTGACATCCACTGCCGACTGCGCTACCGCTCGGTCGACCTGGGCGGCCCGGCAGACGGACCGCGTGTCATCACGGCCGAGGTGTCCCGCGCGACGGAGGGGGACGCGACCGTCGAGATCTACGCCGACGGCGGTCCCGGTACCGGCACCTTGCTCGCCGGCCTCCACGTCCCCGCCGACACCGACGGCCGGTACGACTGGCACACGGTCAGCGCACCGATGCCGGCGGAGGTGACCGGGGTGCACGACCTGCATCTCGTTCTGCGGGGCGGTGTCCATTTGGCCGCGATCGCCGGCGGGACGCGATAACGACCGGTGGGACGCGGTAGGAGAACGGTCCACCGCCGCGTTCCGCAGGTTCCGAGCATTGACGCACGTGGCCCGCGCGGATCTATCCTCTGTCTGAACACGGGGCGACGTACCGGAGGAGGGCCGGGGCGGGTATGCGACAGATCGCACGCCATGACGTCGTCTTCGTCTCCGGCTCCGCCGGAGAACATGAACTGACCTGGTCGCAGAGGGCCCATGAACACGAGGGATGCCACCCCCATCTCCACGGCCCCCGCAACAGGAACGTACGGATGGGTCGACCACTCGACGGCACGTCCGACATGGCCGCGGTGCTGCATGCCTTCGCCGCGGTCATGGCCCACTTCGAGGCGCTGCGCACGCTGTATCCACGTGACGCGGACGGGCACCCGCGCGCGGTCGTCGTGGCTTCCGGGGTGCTCCAGGTCGACGAGTACGCCTCCGACGCCCCACCGACCTACGACGAACTGAGCGTCTTCACCCTCCGGCTGGCCGAGCCCGGATTCGCCCCGGACGACCTGCCGTTGCGGGCCGCCGTCATCACCGTGGACGGCAGGCCCATCCACATCGCGCTGTCATTGCACCACTTCTCGGCGGACACGACAGCCGCCCGGATCGTGGCCGAAAACATAGCCCGACTGGCCGCCGATCCGGGCGCCGACCTCGGTTCGGGGTGGCAGCCGCGGCAGATCGCGAGCTTCGAAACCAGCCCCTCGGGGCTGCGGCACGCCCATCGTGTCGACACCCATGACCGGGCCATGCTCCGTCAGTCCGCCATGCCCGAACTCCTCGCGCCCGCGAGCCGCGACGGGGACGCCGTCTACAACTTCGTATGCCTCGATTCGGCGGCGGTCGCGCTGGCGGCAGCCCGTCTGGCGAAGCAGTACCGGACATCCGTGGCCGCCGTGCTGCAAGCCGCATACGCGTGCGCGCTCGCCGAGCACGTCGGCATCGGCAACTGCGTGTTCAACACCGTGATGGCCAACCGGCAGACCGCCTTCGCCCGCGAGGCGGTGGCCCATATCGCCGGCAGGGCCCTCGTCCCGGTCGACACGTCCCTGGGCAGCGACCGGTTCCCGGCGCTGTGCCGGGCCGTCGACGCGGCACTCGTCAGATCCTCCTCCGTCAGCCTGCGAGAGCCCGACCGCTACGCCAGGTCCCTGGACGAGGTCTCGGCCGAACTGGGCCGCTCCGCACACAACCCGTACGTGGTCAACGTCCGCCCCATAGCGCCCCGCACGCTGATCCGGGCTCGCGCGGACAGCGAACAGCAGGACCTCGAACGAGCCATGGCATCCAGCCGTTACCGCCGATTCCCCAAACCCGTCGACACGAACTCCGGAAAGCTCTGCTTCGATGTGTGGGGTATGTCCGAGACGGCCGGAATCAGTCTCGGGACGGATGCGACGTCGTTCGACGCGACGGATCTCGAACAGATACTCCTGTCCTTCGAGAGGCGGCTGGTCAGAGCCGCGATCGGCCCTCACGCCGCACGGAGCGGCTCCTCCGCCGGCGCGTAGAGACGCGGCGGGGTGCGGATGGCGGACGGCGAGATCCGGCTCCGCCTGGAGGAACCGGGTCGGTCGGGGCCGGCGCTCCGCCGGAAGATCGACGCGACGGCTCGGCTCGGGGGTGACGTCCCCGCCCCTCCCCGCCCGCGCCGGTTCCCGATGGTGCACCGCAGGTACCGGAGCCGAGGACGTCTCCGGGCCGAACCTCGGTGCCTTTCTTCCGGGATCTGAGTCCGGAAAAGGTTCAGATCCCGGGTGCTGGGTCATCCCGCGGTCAGAGTGGTCCACTTCTGGTTGGCGCCGCCGTTGCAGTCCCACAGGTGGAGCTGCGTGCCGTCGGCCGTGGAGGAGCCCGGAACGTCGAGGCAGCGGCCCGAAGCGGGGTTGCGGTAACCGCCGTTGTAGGGCTGCCAGACCTGGTTGGCGCCGCCGTGGCAGGACCAGAGCTGCACCTTGGTGCCGTTGGCGGTGGCCCCGCCGGCGGCGTCGAGGCACTTGCCCATGGAGCGCAGGGTGCCGTCGGTGTAGGCGGACCAGTACTGGTTGGCACTGTCGCCGCAGCTCCACGTCTGGACGGCGGTCCCGTCGGCGGTGTTGGCGCCGTTGACGTCCATGCACTTGCCGGCGATGCCGGACTGCACGCGTGCAGGGGCGGGCGCGGGGTTCCTCAGCCACCCTGCGCTGTCCGCGGCCTGGACGCCGCGGTGGAAGGCGTCGGCCATCTTCTGGTAGCCCGCGTCGTTGGGATGCAGGGGGTCGGCCAGGTCGGCCGTGGTCAAGCTGCTCATGTCGACGAATGCGACGCGTTTGCCCGCAGCCTGTGCGTCGCTGACGATTTGGCGGGTGGCCTGGTTGTACGTGCCCCGCCACCGCTCCTCCGAGCTGCTGGTGGACACGACCAGGGAGGCGACGAGGACGGTTGCGTCGGGGACGTCGGCGGTGACCTGGTTGACCAGCGACCTCAGCCGGGCGATGGCGGTGTCGACCTCGGAAGCCCCTTGGAGGTCGTTGGTGCCGATATGCAGCGTCACGACATTGGGCCGGTAGCGGGTCAGCGAGGCGTCGGCGAGTGCGGCGATCTGGTCGATGCGGTATCCCGAGTGGCCTTCGTTGTCCGGGTCGGACATCGAACCGCCCCGCACCGTGCCCACGAAGTCCAGCGGATGGCCGTCCGCCGCAAGCTTGTCCCACAACGGCGCCCGGTAGCCGTTGCCCGTACTGCTTCCCACACCCCACGTTATCGAGTCACCCAACGGCATGACCCGCAAGGGCGTGTTGGGGGCGGCGGAGGCAGGGGCCACACCTGCCGCTGTCAGCCCGAACGCGGCGGCGACAAGCGTGATCAGGGGTAGGATCCCAGACTTTCTCATGGAGTTTCCTCTCTTTTGCGAGTGATTGCTGAATCAGCGGGACTGATCGCCGCCCGGCCGTACCAGGGTGCGGGCGGCCGGGTTCGGGTCATGGCCGGAGCACCGCCACGTCGTAGCGGCCGAGGGTGACCCGGTCCGTGACGTCCGTCCCGGTGAGCAGGTCGTGGTGGGTGCCGGGCACCTCGACGGGCACGGGTTCGCGGCCGTGGTTGAGCACGAACAGCAGCTCGCCCCGGCGTACTGCCTCGACCTGTTCGGGGAGGCCGTCGATTACCGGGGGGACGCCCGCGCCGTCGGCGATGCGGGCCAGCAGGTCGCGCAGGGCGTCCGGTTCGGGAGGGTGGAGAGGTGCGCATGTAGTGCGGCAGGCGGGCCGGCAGGATGCCGTAGCGGGACCCCGGCCTCCTTCATCAGCCGGACGTCCTCGTGCCAGGTCTCCTCGGGCCACTGCTCGGGGTTGTGGTCGCCGCCGAAGAGAAGACGGCCGCGGGTGGCGTCACGCAGGTCGGGCATCAGACGGGCTCCCCGTACTGCACGCCGCGTCCGTTGGTGGCGACGTAGACCCGGCCGTAGACCCTTGGGTCACCGGTGATGGCGGCTCCGGTCCAGCCCCACTGGTGCTGGTCGTCGTTGATCCGCGTCCAGGTCTTCGCCTCGTCGTCGGAGCGGTGGATGGCGTTGAAGCTGTCGACGGCGCCGACCATGTAGATCGCCGGGTAGGAAGCGCCCCTGGCGGCCTTGCCGAAGCCAAGGGTGTGTGCGGCGTGGCAGCTGCTGACCTTGGCGAAGGTCGCGCCTGCGTCGGTCGAGCGGTAGAGCCCGTTCGTCTTGAGGCTGAGCCACAGGTCGCCGGTGCGGCCCGGGGCAGCCGTCAGCTGGGACTCGCTGTCGGGCGAGCTCAAGCCGGTGGCCCGGACGGTGAAGGTCCGGCCGCTGTCGGTGCTGGTGAACAGCGTGCCGTTGGTGGTGTCGAAGGCGTAGAAGCGGGTCGGGTCGACGGGGTCCGCGACCGGGGCGGCGCCCTTCGGGAAGGTGGCGACCTCGGACCAGGTGGCGCCGTTGTCGGCCGAGCGGTATCCGGGGTTCGCCGTGCCGAAGGACCACAGCAGCACGCTGCCGTCGGCGTTGGTGGCGATCGGCCCCGGTGCGTCCTTAGCGACGGCGGGCTGCGCCTCGAAGGGGGCCCAGGTCCTGCCCCCGTCGTTCGAGTAGGCGCCGTTGCCGTGGTCGCTCCAGCCCGCCCGGACCACGTACGAGGGCTTGGCCGCGGCCAGCGACAGGCCGGTGGAGGTGCCGAACACCGGGTTCGACGCCATGCCGCGCGACGGCGACGCCGTGAGCCGCTCGTGGTACATCACGCCGATGTCCCCGGAACCGCTGAGCAGGTGGGCCTCACCGGTCGGCGGCGAGAGCAGCTGGCGGATGGACGCCTCCTCCAGGCCGCGGATCTGCGGGGCCCAGTTCTTCAGGTCCCGGGTGCCGTAGAGGGTCGCGCCGGTGCCGTAGACGACGTGCTCCGAGTCGTACGGGTCGAGGGCGAGGGCCTGGATCCACCAGCCGAACTTGGGCTTGTCCTGGCCCCACTTGAGGTAGGGGGTCTCGGAGACGTCGAGGACGGCCCCGTCCTTCAAGGACGTCCAGGTGCGGCCGCCGTTCGTGGAGCGAAAGACGGTGTCGATCTCGGCCCAGCGGTTGTTCGTGGAGACGACGACCGTGCCGGGGCGGCGGGCGTCGACGGCGACACCGCCGTAGCCGAAGGCGTCGGCCGACCCGTCCGTCGCCGTCCCACCCGGCTTCACCGGGGTGACATCCGTCCACTTCCCGCTGCCGGAAGGCAGCTTGTGCACGCTGCCGTCCGACTGCCCGTTGGGGCCGGGGGCGTTGGCGTACGTCACGTACAGCTCGCGGGTGAGGCGGTCGTACGCGGCGCGGATCGGGACCTTGGCTGCGGCGCCGGTGGGCTGCCCGGGGACGGCCTCCCAGGTCGTGCCGTCGGAGGTGCGGTACAGCTTGGGCTTGCCTGCGGTGCCGTCGGAGTCGCCCCAGCCCGCGTAGACGGTACGGCCCGCGGCGATGAGGAAGGTGACGCCCTGGCCGGTGGCGCTCGGGGTTGCCGGGAAGTCCGCGGGCTGCCATGTGGCGCCGCGGTCGGTCGACTTGAGCAGCCCGTCGTGCCGGGTGCCGAGCCACAGCGTGTCGCAGTTGCGCGGGTCGACCAGGAGCCGTTCACCGCATCCCCGCCCGTCCTCGTTGCCGCCCAGCTTGACGGTGAGGTCGGTGCGCTTCCAGGTGGCGCCCCGGTCCTCGGACCGCAGCACGGCCCCGTTGCCGGCCCAGGACTGCGTGTACGCGCCCAGGGACAGGTACACCCGGTTCGGGTGGGCGGGGTCGACGGCGATGGCCTCGACGCCGAGCAGGTTCCAGTCGTCCCAGCCGAGGTGGTCCGTGAGCGGGATCCACTGGTCGGTCCGGTCGTCCCATCGGTAGGCGCCGCCGATGTCCGTGCGGGCGTAGGCGAGGCCGCGGCAGGAAGGATGGAAGAGGACGCCGGTGATGAATCCGGTGCCGCCCTGGACGGCGTTGCGCCAGCGGTAGGCCCCGCCGGCGGCGGTTGCGGGCGCGGCGAGGGCCGCCTGCCCGGCGAGGGGCGGGAGGGCGGTGAGGGCGGCGGCGGCCGCGGTGCCGGCGAGAACGGTTCTTCTGCTGGGCTGGGACGTGCGCATGACCTACCTCGTTCTTACGAAAGGGGGATGCGGATACCCACTCAGGGGCGCGGGGAACTGCGCGACCAGCCACGAGGCCGCGGCAGACAAAAGACAACCGATGGGCCTGTGGCGCGAAATGAACTACACCGGCGTCAGCCCTTGATGGCGCCGGTGAGCATGCCCTTCTTGAAGTGGCGCTGGACGAAGGGGGAGGCGACGGCGACGGGGATCAGCGCGAGGACCATGACGGCCATCTGCAGGCCCAGCGCGGAGAGTTGACCGGTGCGGACCGCCTGCTGAAGCCCTGTCGGCGCCTCGGTGTTCTTCTGCACCAGCTGGATGAGCACGTTCTGCAGCGGCATCATCTGCTGATCGGTGAGATAGATGGAGGCGTTGAACCAGGCGCTCCAGTACCCGACCGCGTAGAACAGGGAGATGACGGCCAGGACCGCCCGGGACAGCGGCAGGATGACGGTCAGCAGGATCCGCAGGTCACCGGCCCCGTCGATCCGGGCGGACTCGGTGAGTTCGGGCGAGATCCCCATGAAGAACGCCCGCAGCACCAGAATGTTGAAGACACTGACCGCGCTCGGCAGGATCAACGACAGATACGTGTCGGTCAGCCCCAGCGACTGCACCAGCAGATACGTCGGGATGAGCCCGGCGCCGAAGAACATCGTCGCCATCATGGTCATCAGGAAGAACCGGTGCCCCAGACTCCCCGGCCTCGACAGACCGTAGGCCGCGAGCACCGACACCGCCATGGAGAACAGCGTGCCGACGAGCGTCACCCCGACCGAGACCATGATCGCCCGGCTGACCTGGCCCCCGCTGAGCAGCTCGGTGTAGTTGACGAAGGTGATGCCCTGGGGGATTACGACGAGACCGCCGACCCGGTCGATCACCGGCTTCGGGGAGAGGCTGGTGACGATCACGATCCACAGCGGGCCGAGGACCCCCAGGCAGCACAGGGCCAGGAAGCCGCTCTTGGCGGTGAGTCCGACCTTGCTGGGCGGCTCCTCCCACACCGGGCGGGCGGGAGCCTTCAGGCTGCGGACGAGCTGCGTGTTGAGGCTCACTTCTTGTACACCCCCTGCTCGCCGAGCAGGTGCGCGACCTTGTTCGCACCCAGCACGAGACACACTCCGATGACTCCCTTGACCAGGCCGACCGCGGCCGCATAGCTGAAGTCGCCGTTCTGGATACCCATGTTCCACACATAGGTGTCCAGGACCTCGCTGGCCCCCGCACCGACCGCCCACCGCTGGAGCAGGAACTGCTCGAAGCCCACGCTCAGCGCGTCACCCACCCGCAGCACCAGCAGCAGCGCGATCACCGGGCGCAGCGCGGGCAGCGTCACGTGCCACATCCGCCGCCAGCGCCCCGCGCCATCCATGGCGGCGGCCTCGTACAGGTCGGTGCTGACCGCAGCCAGCGCCGCGAGGAAGACGATGATCCCCCAGCCGGCGTCCTTCCACACGGCCTGCGCGGTGACCAGATACTTGAACAGGTCCGCGTTGGTCATCAGGTCGAAACCGCTCCAGCCGTGCTGCTCCAGGGTCTGCGCGATGATGCCCGCACCGCCGAAGATCTGCTGGAAGACGGTGACCACCAGGACCCAGGAGAAGAAGTGCGGCAGATACATGATCGCCTGCGCCACCGCCCGCACCCTCGGCCGGATCACACTGTTGATGACCAGCGCGAGAGCGATGGGGACCGGGAAGAACAACACCAGCTGGAGCACGAACAGCACGATCGTGTTCTTCGTAGCGCTCCAGAACAACGGGTCGTCCATCATCCGCGAGAACTGCTCCACCCCCACCCAGGGGCTGTGGAAGATCGCCGTGATGCCGTTGCCGGCGGCGTACGGGTCGTAGTCCTGGAAGGCGACGACGTTGCCGAGCAACGGGACGTAGTTGAAGATCAGAAGCAGGACGATCACGGGCAACGTCATCACGATGAGCGTGCGGTCGCGGCGCCACCGCACCCGGAAAGGAACCCTGCCCGCCTTGCCGGCCTTGCGCGGAACGCTCTCCTTCACGGTGGCTGCGGCGACCGTGGCCGTCGGTTCCGCGACCGCCGCGGGGGGACGAGTCCCGTCAGGCCTGCTCCCGGCCGTGAGCGACATCAGTTGCCGCTGCCGTTCTTGTCGAGGAGCTTCTTGTACCAGTCGCGCAGCTTGTCACCGCCGGAGGACTTCCAAGTGGAGATGGCCTGCTGCACGTCGGACAGCTTCTTGTTGCCCCGCACGAAGTCGATCTCCAGCTGCTCGAACTGGCTGGAGAGGGTGGCGTAGCGGCTCGGCTCGACGATGTTCATGCCGAACGTGGACGTCTTCTTCATGAAGGCACCCTGCCGCTGCTGCCACTCCACCTGCTTGCGGGTGATCTCGGGGAGGTCGGGGTGGGCCAGGTAGGGAGCCGGGGCCGCCAGCAGAACCCAGGCGTTGTTCACCTCCTGGATACCCCGGTCGTTCTTGACCGGGACTCCGTCCTTGACCGTGTAGTGGGTGCCCTCGACGCCGTAGTCGACGAACATCCGCTCCTTGGTGCCGTAAGGCGCGGCCGCGAAGTTGGCGGCGGCCAGCGCGTTCTCGACCGTCTCCTTCGAAGCGCCCTTGCGGATCATCGACCAGATACCGGCGGGCTGGGCCGCGTACAGCGTCGGGTCGCCGCCGTCGGCGCCGAAGTAGTCCATGCCCTCGATCACGAAGTCCGGGTTGGACGCGGCCTGTTCGGTGGTCTTGCCGTACCAGGCGGATATGTCGCCGTTGAAGACCAGGATCTGCCCGGCGGTGAACCGCTGGCTGGGGTCGCCCGTGTTGGCCTTGTCGTCGGGATGGACCACGCCCGCGGCGAACAGCTTGCGGACCCACTCCAAATGTTCGAGGTACTCAGGATGCTCGTGGCGGTACGTCAGCTTGCCGTCGTCCCCGATGTTCCAGCCGAGCGTCCCGGCGGGGAGGAGACCGAAGAAGGCCGCCGCCGACCACCTCATGTCACCACAGGCCCACACCTTGGCCTTGGCGCTGGTGGCCTCCTTCGCCCAGCTGAGGAACTCATCGGTCGACTTGGGAACGCTGTAGCCCTCCTTGTCGAAGATGTCCTTGCGGTAGTAGGGCACGATGCCGGGCGTGGCGGCGGCGGGCATCGGGATGCCGCGCAGGGCGCCGCCGAAGATGCCCATGCGCCAGGCGTCGGAGGGGATGGCGGCCAGGTTCGGGTACTTCTTGACCTTGTCGCCCGCCAGGTAGGGGCCGAGGTCCATGAACTTCGCGGTGACCGCGTTGGAGATCTTGCCGACCAGCTCCCAGCTCGGCACAACCACCATGTCGGGTATGGAGCTGGAGGCGAGGACCGCGCCGAGCTTCTCGCCGTAGGTGTTGCCGTCCTGGTTCTGCCAGGTGACCTTGGTGCCCGCCGCCGCGTCGAGCGCCGTGTAATACGCGCACCCGGGCTTCGGCGGAGTGCCCCAGAGCGGGGACATGATCTTGAGGGGAGCGCCGGTGCCGAGCTTTTTCGGGACCGAGGAGGCGAGGGCCGCGAGGTCGACCTTGCTGATGTAGCCGGCTGACGAGCCGTTCTTCGACAGAAGGTCCGGCTTGGCGACCGTGCTGGCGACGTACGTCGGAAGCAGTTTGTCCGCATCCTTACGCGACGTGGTGCCCTCACGCGACCCGCCGCCCGAACCACCGCAGGCGGCAAGCAGCGGCATCCCTCCCGCCACCGCTGCGGTGGCGACCGCTGTGGAGGCGAGGAAGCTTCTCCGACTCGGTCCGGAGGAGGCGGAGGCGGCGTTCGGCGTCATTGCGTCAACCCTTCATGGCGCACCTGGACACCCGGCGGTGGGCCGTCGGCTGCGGTGTCTTGACTGGAACTGGCTGAGCTGAAAGGGGACATCCCATTACTGCGACGTAATGCGTAGTCGAAGCGCTTCGATGTTGCAGTGAGGTTAAGTGAAGGCTTGGGGGTACACAAGGGTCACTTCCAAGATTCCTCCGAGGTGCAGGAGGCCCTCCCCCGCATGCCCTGCTTGAGGCAACGATGTCGACCTCTTGACACTCCCCCAGCACCCTGACGAGCATCGAAGCGCTTCGAATGCGCACCCCGCTCCGCCTCAAGAGAATCCCACGTGTCTGCACATACGCCGCACACACCACAGCCGTTCCGCGATCGCAGCTGCCGTTCGCGGAGCGCATCGACGACCTTCCGTCGCGGCTCACCCTCGACGAAAAGATGGGATCCCTGCACCAGTCCACACCCGCGGCCGAGCGCCTGGCCGTCGCGGTTTCGTACCGACCACGAGGCCCTGCACGGCGTCGCCTGGATGGGCCAGGCTGGTCCGGCACTGGTGGTGCTCACGCTCTCCCGGGTACGGCCGGGCCCCACGGCTTCGCTACGTGAGCGCCCACGTTGTCGGGGGCCGGTGTGCACCACGTCCGCCTCGGACTGCGTGGCCCGGCGCGGCTCGCACGCATCGCCTCCTCCCTCTGAGGTCCTCATCGCCCCCATGCGCAAAGGAGTCCGACACCGGAAGGCTTCGGCGCCGGACTCGGCTTCCTCGGGCCTGCGTTCGACATGCTCCTCATCGGTAGTTGGTGGGCAGCTCACGCCAGGCCGGGGCAGCGGAGGGTGCTGCGTCAATGCCCCGCGCCGGGCCTGTGCATGGCATCGGCGAGCGCGGTGCTCTCGGCACAGGCGTCGGCGGCCATATTCGTGCCGCAAGCGGGGCGGGGCCCGGGCTCGCAGTTGCCCAGGCATGCCCTTACGGCTGGCTGATCTCCTCATAGTTGGCCACGTTCATTCAAACTCCATCAAGTGGTAGGGGCGGCCGACCCGCTCGTAGGCGCGGATCGGCCACGGAGGTGGTTACGCTTCTGCCCGAGGAGCTTCCAGGAGCTTTCGTCGCATGATCTTGCCGCTCGACGTAGTGGGGAGCGAAGAGACGAAGACGACCCGGCAGGGCCGTTTGTAGGCGGCCAGGCGGTCTCGAGTGAAGTCGAGGATCTCCTCTTCGCTGAGCTTCATGCCCGCACGAAGCACGATGCAGGCACAGGCGAGTTCGCCCTTGACGTCGTCGGTGACGGCTCCGACCCCGACCATGGCGACGGCGGGATGCGCAGAGATCACCCGTTCGATCTCGGCGGGATAGACGTTGTAGCCCGCCGTGATGATGAGGTCCTTGCGACGGTCCACGACGAAGAAGTGACCACTGTCGTCGGCATAGGCGATGTCGCCGGTGTGCAGCCAGCCGTCGGGCTCGATGGTCTTCTTCGTTTCCGTCGGGTTCCCGTAGTAACCCATCATCACGAGTGGTCCGCGCACCATGAGTTCGCCTGGTTCACCGACCGGCGCGTCACGCGTGGCGTCGCCGAGGTCGGCAACCCGGACCTCGAGACCCGGCAGCGAGATCCCGATTGAGCCGTGGACTGGAGGTGCATCAATGGCGTGCGTCGTGCCCAGCCCGGAGATCTCCGTCATTCCCCAGAGTTCGATCAGCGGTGCACCTGATCGCTGCTCCCATGCCTCGATCGTGCTCTCGGCGATGGTCTGCCCGCCGACAGTGCACCGGTCCAGCGAGGTGAGGTCCGCCTCGCGCACCGCCGGTTCAGCGAGCAGCATCGCGTACATCGCCGGGACGCCCTCGAACATCGTTGCACGGTGCTCGCTGATC of the Streptomyces sp. T12 genome contains:
- a CDS encoding sugar ABC transporter permease, with the translated sequence MSLTAGSRPDGTRPPAAVAEPTATVAAATVKESVPRKAGKAGRVPFRVRWRRDRTLIVMTLPVIVLLLIFNYVPLLGNVVAFQDYDPYAAGNGITAIFHSPWVGVEQFSRMMDDPLFWSATKNTIVLFVLQLVLFFPVPIALALVINSVIRPRVRAVAQAIMYLPHFFSWVLVVTVFQQIFGGAGIIAQTLEQHGWSGFDLMTNADLFKYLVTAQAVWKDAGWGIIVFLAALAAVSTDLYEAAAMDGAGRWRRMWHVTLPALRPVIALLLVLRVGDALSVGFEQFLLQRWAVGAGASEVLDTYVWNMGIQNGDFSYAAAVGLVKGVIGVCLVLGANKVAHLLGEQGVYKK
- a CDS encoding carbohydrate ABC transporter permease → MSLNTQLVRSLKAPARPVWEEPPSKVGLTAKSGFLALCCLGVLGPLWIVIVTSLSPKPVIDRVGGLVVIPQGITFVNYTELLSGGQVSRAIMVSVGVTLVGTLFSMAVSVLAAYGLSRPGSLGHRFFLMTMMATMFFGAGLIPTYLLVQSLGLTDTYLSLILPSAVSVFNILVLRAFFMGISPELTESARIDGAGDLRILLTVILPLSRAVLAVISLFYAVGYWSAWFNASIYLTDQQMMPLQNVLIQLVQKNTEAPTGLQQAVRTGQLSALGLQMAVMVLALIPVAVASPFVQRHFKKGMLTGAIKG
- a CDS encoding exo-alpha-sialidase, coding for MRTSQPSRRTVLAGTAAAAALTALPPLAGQAALAAPATAAGGAYRWRNAVQGGTGFITGVLFHPSCRGLAYARTDIGGAYRWDDRTDQWIPLTDHLGWDDWNLLGVEAIAVDPAHPNRVYLSLGAYTQSWAGNGAVLRSEDRGATWKRTDLTVKLGGNEDGRGCGERLLVDPRNCDTLWLGTRHDGLLKSTDRGATWQPADFPATPSATGQGVTFLIAAGRTVYAGWGDSDGTAGKPKLYRTSDGTTWEAVPGQPTGAAAKVPIRAAYDRLTRELYVTYANAPGPNGQSDGSVHKLPSGSGKWTDVTPVKPGGTATDGSADAFGYGGVAVDARRPGTVVVSTNNRWAEIDTVFRSTNGGRTWTSLKDGAVLDVSETPYLKWGQDKPKFGWWIQALALDPYDSEHVVYGTGATLYGTRDLKNWAPQIRGLEEASIRQLLSPPTGEAHLLSGSGDIGVMYHERLTASPSRGMASNPVFGTSTGLSLAAAKPSYVVRAGWSDHGNGAYSNDGGRTWAPFEAQPAVAKDAPGPIATNADGSVLLWSFGTANPGYRSADNGATWSEVATFPKGAAPVADPVDPTRFYAFDTTNGTLFTSTDSGRTFTVRATGLSSPDSESQLTAAPGRTGDLWLSLKTNGLYRSTDAGATFAKVSSCHAAHTLGFGKAARGASYPAIYMVGAVDSFNAIHRSDDEAKTWTRINDDQHQWGWTGAAITGDPRVYGRVYVATNGRGVQYGEPV
- a CDS encoding extracellular solute-binding protein, which translates into the protein MTPNAASASSGPSRRSFLASTAVATAAVAGGMPLLAACGGSGGGSREGTTSRKDADKLLPTYVASTVAKPDLLSKNGSSAGYISKVDLAALASSVPKKLGTGAPLKIMSPLWGTPPKPGCAYYTALDAAAGTKVTWQNQDGNTYGEKLGAVLASSSIPDMVVVPSWELVGKISNAVTAKFMDLGPYLAGDKVKKYPNLAAIPSDAWRMGIFGGALRGIPMPAAATPGIVPYYRKDIFDKEGYSVPKSTDEFLSWAKEATSAKAKVWACGDMRWSAAAFFGLLPAGTLGWNIGDDGKLTYRHEHPEYLEHLEWVRKLFAAGVVHPDDKANTGDPSQRFTAGQILVFNGDISAWYGKTTEQAASNPDFVIEGMDYFGADGGDPTLYAAQPAGIWSMIRKGASKETVENALAAANFAAAPYGTKERMFVDYGVEGTHYTVKDGVPVKNDRGIQEVNNAWVLLAAPAPYLAHPDLPEITRKQVEWQQRQGAFMKKTSTFGMNIVEPSRYATLSSQFEQLEIDFVRGNKKLSDVQQAISTWKSSGGDKLRDWYKKLLDKNGSGN